The Antechinus flavipes isolate AdamAnt ecotype Samford, QLD, Australia chromosome 4, AdamAnt_v2, whole genome shotgun sequence genomic interval AACCTCAGACTCTCTGGGCCTCGGGCCCCCATTGGCCCTGGTTATTCGATGGAGCAGGACCCCATGATCCCCACTGTCCCCGTGCCATCCTCAGCTTCTGGGTACAACCCAGCCACATCTGAGCCCCGGAGGGACAGAAAATAGCCTTGAAGTTTGGTTCAGGAGGCACAACTTACCTACTTGGGAgctgagaaggaagaggaggaggagaagggggccGCCTTGGCCCATGGCCCAGGGACGCTGGGGCCAGGTCCTCTCTGGGCCGCCCCCAATTTGCTTCTGGATTCTTGCTGGGCCTCTGGCCGGCTCCCCGTGGTCACAGTTGGTCCAGGTTTCTGCCCATTAGTGTGAACCGGTCCACCGTGTGAGGAGAGTGTGTGTTCTGTGTCAGTGAGCGTCTCTGCCTGGCACTGAGTGTGTGTCCATGGGTGTTTGTGGCTCCGTGTGCGTGTCCTGACGCTGGTGTCTGGCTTGGTGTGTCCGCGGGGCCCCAGGAGGAAATGAGCCAGCTGGGGCTGGGGGTGGTAGTGGTGATGACACTGTGTGTGTGAGGGGGCGGGGAAAGGAAGCTGGGAAGGGAGGGTCGCGAAGCTCAGAACCTGGGGTTCTCCTCCTTTCTCAGGATCCCTCTGTGTCCCCCATAGCTTGAAGGAAGGGGCTTATTTCCCGGGCTGGTTAGGACAACTGGGGGGAACCCCTAAGACAGGGGGCACCATCGTGACCCCCCCCCTGGCTGGCCACCCTGCCCCCTCCCAGCCCTCAGGCAGGAAAAGGAGGAAACAGGCTGGGCTTCCGACCATtcagggggagggaaaggggcagggGCTAGGGCAGGGGGGGAGGAGGGCCATTGTTCTGGACCCGGAGAGGGCGGGCAGTTATATGAAAGCCCGCCTCCCGCGCCTAAGGGGGACGCACTTGGGGTATTCCCGCGAGGGACCCCAGGAGAATCCTCTCTCAGGCCCCTTCCCCTGCACGCCCACGGACACAGACACGCCTGGAACACGGGAGGTGGTCACTAAACATGGGTCCAATAAAGAGAAACCGTCAGCCTCCTTCTAGAAACCCTGCTGGCGTGCCCGTCGTATATGGGCCGGCTCACTGCCCCGGGCAGCTTGCGCCCCGCTGGCTGCGGCTAGGGGAGACAGGGGATTTTGGCCCCGCCCACTTATTTGTGCCCCTCCCCGAGCCGGGTAGGCCCCGCCCCTGAGCCAGGTGCGCCCCGCCCCTCTGGGCCAGGTACATCCCGCCCCTTCAGACCAAGTCCGCCAGGGCCCCTGCCCCTGCCCGTTGGCCCGGAAGCCCAGTTCAGGAGCCGCAGGTACGGCCGCCCGGCGGAGGGAAGGAGAGCCGGTGCTCTCTGGCTCCGGGGAGGGTGAGGAGCCTGAGTGAGCACCCGGGAGTGAGTGGGTCCTCGGGGGCTGGGCGCTCGTGTTTGTGTGTGCACGCGGGCTTCGCCCCGGCGGGGAGGGGCTGTCAGTGTGTGCCGGGGGTGGCTCACTGGGTTAGGGAGTGTGTCTGTGGGCGTACGGACTCGGGGGGCGTCGGCGTGTGTCCTTGTGGGTCCCTCGCTGCAGGTGTGCGGTGGGTGGTGCAAGCGTGTGGGCGGCGGGGCCCGGGCGGGTTGGAGGGGGGCACTGTACCCAGTGACTCCGCTGGGGGTGGGGCTCCCTCGGCACTGACAGCTTTGGGACTCGTATAGTTAGAAATCAGACGCTTCTGAGTTCTTCCCCCGGCACCTGCGGACTCCCGGCTCTCTCCCGTCATCCCCCAGACGGCCACCTTTCTGCTTGTACCTCGGTGTGTCTTCAGTGTGGTCGGGCTGTGCACAGCATGCTGTGGCACAGGAAAGGACCCAGAGCTtgttgctgtgtgtgtgtgtgtagggggggcTGAGCCCCCACCAAAGGCTCTCAGATTCAGAATTTAGTGGAAGGACGACTGTGTTTCAGATGGGATGTCTGTAGGGGCAAAGGGGGCCCTACCAtccctcccttcatcttttcCCCAATTCTTCCCAGCACCTCTGCTCTGTACTACCCAAAAAATCCTTTATGGGCTTTCTTCCATACCAGGTGTGGGGTTACAATGACAAGAACAAGCAGTCTTTCCCctgaggagcttatattccatttGGGGTATAAATAGGGAACTAGCAGATGGCTCGAGGAGGAAGGGAGTGCTAATGAAGGGGTGGGGATCAAGAaggacttcctgtagaaggtggcaCCTGAGATAAGCATTGAAGGAAGGGTTCCTAAgagacagaggtgaggagggagggcatGCCAGGCATGAGGAACAGCTAGTGTACATAAAAGTACAGAGGTAGGAAGtggaaaactgagacaaggaAAAAAGTAGACCATTATGGTTGTAAGATGTGATGATGTGTGATAACCATGGAAAAACCGGCTGGACtgcaaagggctttaaatgacatttttcctccttggaggcaatagggagccactgaagtttcaTGAGTAGCAGAGTTATATCTGTGccttaggaagatgattttgtCAGCCgtgtgaaggatgaattggagagggaGAGTTGTGGAAACAAGGAGAGTGATTGAagttataataatagctagcatttaacgTAAGACTTTGATGTTGTCAAGTGCTTTGCCTcttttaactcatttgatcctcacaagaatccAGTAGGTTTACTgtaatagtcaataaacatttattaagtaccttttgtgtgccagacactgctaagCAGGATACAAAGGAAGGTTAAACACAGTTCTAGCTCTCCTAATGAAGGAGAAGACAGGCAAAAACTTAACtacatgcaggataaattggagataaatcAGCTAAGGGAAGGCACCAGCATTAAGGGAAATAGGAGAAGCTCCTGTAGAGGGTGGagttttagctgagacttgaagaaagccacgaGGCACAGTTGAGGAGGAAAAGAGTTTCAGTTCTGGGATGCAACATgaaaatggggaggaggaggaggaggagcaagcAAGCCAGAATCACTGGATCAAAAAGAACATGATGAGGAGGGGGTGGAGATAAGGAGTGAGAAGGTGGAAAGAAATTGGGATTCACAGGACTCTACTAGCTAAACAGGATTTTAtacttgatcctggaggtaataggaagccactggaactGATTGAAtggagtgtgagtgtgtgtgagataGTCAGACTTTCACTTTAGGAGATCTTCTTGATAGCTGAGTGTAGGATggaatggaataaagagagaggcagggagCAGGGAGAACCTCCAGGAGGCTATTCCGGTGGTCTGGAGGGAGGTGATGAAGGACTGCACCACTCCAGAGGGGTGAAACAAACAGGTTACAAAAGTAAAAACGATAGTTTTTTTCCCGCTAATAAGATATAGGGGATGAGACAAGAGGGAAGGGTCTAGGACGACTCCTAGGTTTTAAACCTGGGTGAGTGGAAAGATTGTGGTACCCTTGATGGGAATAGGGAATTTAAGAAGTGAGCATTTGGTTAAGAGGAAGGCAAAGAGTTCACTATTGAACATGGTAAGTTTAAGGTATCTGAGATAATGACGTTTCAAATGTCCAGTAGGCCATTGGAGATGTGAGCctggaggtcaggagagaggATAGGACTGGACAAATAAGTCTGAaaatcatctacatagagatgatgGAATTTATTGGGAGAAGACAGAATCTGTTCCAGGGCATCATCTTGAAGAACACAGACAGTTAATGGTCTTGATCCTGGATTAAGTTCCAGCAAAAAGAACAGTCAGCCAGGTCGAGGAAGAACCCAGAGAGAACaatatcataaaagagagaagagggtatCAAGGAGAAGATGGCCACCATTGGCACCAAAGGCTACAAGCAAGGTCaaaaaggatgaggattgagcAAAGGTTTTTAGGAGATCATTGCTAACTTTGGAGGGAGCATTTATAGTTGAAGGATGAGGTCCAAAAACAAACTGTAGAGTGGTAAGAAGAGAATGAGACGAGAAGTGGAGGCATTGATTGTAGATGGCCTTTTCAAGTAATTTAaccacaaaaaggaaaagaaacatagAAGGATAACTAGAAAGGATGGCTGGATCAAATGAGAGTTTTTTGAGTATGGGGGAGTCATGGGCATTTATGTCTGCACGATGGAAACAAgcaggagacagggagagattgaagataagtgaAAGAATGGGGATGACAGAGAGGGCAACCTGCTGAAGAAGATGGGATGGAAGAATTTGCCATGGCAAGGAGAAGGGCCACCTCTTTGTGCGAGATGGATGAAGGCAGAAATAACGGTAGAAGGCatttgaaaaggaaggagaagaaggcaCCTACTCTGTGCCTACATAAcgtatagctaataagtgtctgaggctggatttgaaccaagGGCTTTCCAACTCTAgtcctgacactctatccactgagctgtTTGCCTCAGGAGTGATGTGAGATAAAGAGAAAGGTCTTATGGAATgatctgaaatttttttcagtgaaatatgaggtCAGATTCCGAGAGAGGAGGATGGGGGCAGGAGCAGCTTTCTGGGAGATTTGAAGAGGGAttaaaaggtttggaagagcAACTGTAGAGGATAGGATAGAAAATTGATTAGGGAGGTGTGAAAGGATTGCTTTTGCCCCAGTGAGAGCCCAGGGGAGGTATGTGACACAAATTTCTAGTGGATCCTATCCATagagttttgtgatttttcttcagtttgGTTCAGCAGAATGTGGGTAGAGGTGGTTAGTAGTAGGTGGTGGGGATAATTAAAGACTGAGGCTTGGCAAGGCAAGTTTGGTGACAGGGTAAGAGAGTGGAGGGGTGAGCCTCAatatggggaagaaaggagagtgtAGCTAGAGGGGAGGAGATGGTCTGGAACAGATTGGATTGGAGGAGACGGACAACAAAGAACAAGATTTGGGGTTGCAAGGCTTTAGGGAGAGATGGAATAACAACAGACTGtgatcaaataaaggaatttcagaactCATTACACGGAGGTGGTGCATTTATAAGGGATGGCAAGATTGTGGCTATGACCTTTGCGTGTGGCCGAGATGGGGTGGAGGAAAAAGCCACGTGAAATCAGTAAGTTGGGAGAAAGATTTTGAGCGGTTtcaatatgtatgttgaagttTCCTAGTAGGAAAGCAGGTgctaaggaagaaagaaaggttgTGGGCTAAGGATTGAATtctgaggaagaaaggaatatgtCTGGAGGTCGACAGGCAGCGATCGCCAGGATTTTGATAGGGTGATAGATAGCTACAGGCTGAATAAACCTCCAACAGGACTACCTGCCATGGTGGCAGAGGGAGAAGCTGGAAGTGGTAATAAATAGGaatattctgatttttccacTAATATGTGAACTGGGGGATTGAGTAAAAGTATAATCAGTGCCGGAAAGGGAATTCAGAGAGGCTGTGTCATCAAAAGGGAAATAGATCTCAATGAGAGATGAaagagtgggaaaggaaaagacttaagatgaaagcaaatttgttaCTTATAAAACAGGAATTTCAGAAGGCACAGTGGGAGGCACAGACTGCTCTTAGAGTGGGAATTGTAGGTGAAGCTTTTTGGGGTGGGAATAAGGGATTAGGCAGAGGAGGGCAGAGAATGGTATTTGAATGGTGAGAGCAGAGAGTTTGGAATCACTGGCATGGGGAAGATGTGATTCAGAGCAGGGCAGCTGGTTAATCATGTGATGAAGATTTGAATAGTAGAAAAGAGGGAACAGATGAGAACCTGTGGAGGTAGAAACAGATTTATTGACTAGTTAGATGTGTATGTGTGCCCTTATGTgtaagtgagtgtgtgtgtgtgtgtgtgtgtgtgtgtgtgtgttgtgtgctGCTGAGGATGTGAGCAATCGAGGATGAGGTGGAAAATATGGGAGATAAGAACAGAGACAGGGAGTTTAAGGAAAAGTTCCTATTCTTTCCAAACAGATTCTGATCtggatctcttccttctctcctctctagaTTCTTCAGACCTGAAGATTCAGTTTTCTCCACAATTCTTGTAACCCCCTCCAGGCTGTGGGTCAAAGGGATACCTGAGTTCTGTGGCCTCCTAAGATCCAGTGAAGGAAGGAGGCAGCCTCAGGACCATGACAGAAGCAAACACCAGTGAGTGCAGTTGTGGGAGTGGCAGAGGCTGTGGGTACTACTATGCAGATTTGTCTTGTTTCCTGAGGTTACCACCCCTACTCTGCAGTGGTCAAGGGATCTGAGAGGAGCCGGGGAGCAAGCAGATCCCTTTTCAGAGCCTTAATATTGTCTGGTTTTCCTGGGCTGGCCTCCCTTAATTCTCCTTAGCTTGGTCTTGACCATAGCCCTTTCTCTGatgcccttcttcctttcttctctctgcccTTGACTTTTCCTTTCGGCAGATCTCCCCCACTGCCCAAGGTCCAGGGCTGGCTGCATTTCTGGGGGATGCTTTTCAGTCTGTGTTTTTGTCTCTGCAGCAAGTCCAGAGTCTTTAATGACTTCTGCTGAACCAGAGGCAGGGACTGGGGCTGGGACCACTGCCTGGCCTGCTCTGGTAGGGGTGATCCTCGCAGCCGTGCTGCTCTCTCTTCTTATCGCTCTGGCTGCCAAGTGCCACGTCTGCCACCAGCACCGCGCCAGCTATGGACACCGTCCGCTCTCTGGGTCAGGGAAGAGTGTTACTTTTGGGCTACCACCCGATGATGATAAGGATGACGACGGCTTCATTGAGGACAACTACATCCAGCCAGAGGCTGAGGAGTCACGGCCAGGAG includes:
- the C4H1orf210 gene encoding type III endosome membrane protein TEMP translates to MTEANTTSPESLMTSAEPEAGTGAGTTAWPALVGVILAAVLLSLLIALAAKCHVCHQHRASYGHRPLSGSGKSVTFGLPPDDDKDDDGFIEDNYIQPEAEESRPGVGEAPFSL